From the Chitinophaga lutea genome, the window GATCACCGCGTTGTAGTCCTGCACCAGGCTCATCTTTTTATAATTGAAATTCCCCAGCACCACATGGCAGGTGTCGAACTCCCAGCGATAGGGGTTCTGCTGCCCGTCCGCCAGTTCGAACAGTTCATGATCGGCCACGGCGGCGGGTACGGGGATGTCCTTTTTCAGTTTCTGCTGGTATTGCTGCAGCGTTTCACGGGCTTCTTTATAGATCAGGCGGATGCGAGGCTTCTGCATGTATTGCAGCACGATGCCGCGGTTGGCGCCTTCCACCTGCACCTGCAATTGTCGGTGGAATGCTTCCACCGTCGTTTCCTCGAGGTCGATCATATCGGGCAGCACGATGCCGTACAGTTCCCTTAGCTGGTTGGCCAGCACGGGATTCACTTCGGCATTGTTATCGGTGATCTCGAGCACGTACTGATCACCGCCGGTCTGTTTTTTCTTTTTCAGTTCTACCGGGATAAGCAGCAGGGGGCTGAGGATGCTTTCTTCGGGCTCTTCGGGAAGATTATGCCATTTGAGGAAGGCCACCACCAGCTTCAGCTGGCTGAAGCCGTATTCCTGCACGTCGCGGCGGGCTTCGAGCCTGATTTTATTCAGCACGGCGGGCAGGTACGGATGATCTTCGAAACGGAGGTATTTGTTGAGCGACAGTTCCTGCATACCGGTCACTTTCTCCGCGATCTCGTCGTTCCAGGTAAAGAGCAACTCTGGACGGATGCTCTGGTGATGCAGCACCATCGGCACGCTGCTGAGTGTGAGGTTGGCGAAGCGGGCGTTGGATTTATAGAACAGTAACCGGTTGCGGCGGCTGGTGTCGAAGAGGCGGTTGCGCAGTTTGTTGAGGATGAATTCCTGCCGGGCGCTGCGTTCCTTGTACACCCAGCCGGCTACCTCGGTGAGGTCGGTCTGTTTTTCGGGATCGAAGTCGCGGTAATTTTCGAGGCGGTGGATCGCTTCCTGTAAGTCCTGCGTACGCCGGGCGCGGTCGAGCTCCGTCATTTCGGTGATGAGCGTGCCTACGGCGGGATGGATCTGTTTATGCTGCAAGGGGTGCAGGCGCTGTGCGGCCAGTTCGTCGAGGTTTTCGGGATCATAGAGATCGAGCCCCAACGCCACGGCGGCCAGCACCTGGCCGAGACAAAAAATATCCGTTTGCTGGTCGTGGTGGCCGAGCAGTATTTCATAAGCACTGAAACCGGGCACATACGCCGCATGCTGCAGGGGCTGCTGCGGATCTTTATGCACCTGCAGGTTGATGATACGGTCGTCCTCCGTTTTCAGTTTCACTTTATCCACCACTTCAAAGTGCGGGTTATGCTGCTGAAACAGCGCGGCCACCCGTTCCGGTGCGTCGAGCGGGGCGTGGGCGAGCAGTTCATCGGTATGAACGGTGCGGTTGTCCGCGAGCAGGGCATCCTGGTCGAAGGCGGCTACGAGGCCGGCGTCGTGTATGCGCTGTACGCTTTTAAAAAGCGGGAGAACGGCGGCGATCACATCGTCCGTGGTGTAGGCTCCGTGTTGAAAGGCGGTTTTCAGAAACTGCCGGAAAGAGATCATCGTCAAGGTAAATAATTAAGCTGAACTGAGATAGCCGGGCATATTCGGGCTGCCCAAAATTACCGGTTTCCGTCGTGGGGGCCAAGTGCAAAACATCCACATTTTCCGCTTCGATGTTGAATTCTTCCGCCTCGCTGTATCCGGGGCGGCCGCCGGGGAAAGACGGATTTAATTTGCGCTAAAAGCTCCCGGCATGAAAACGTTGTTACTTTGCCTGCTGACAGTTACAGCCTCCTATAACGCCTTTTCGCAACAGATTATTGGAAGGGTGAAAGATAAAAACAACCGCCCGCTGGAAGGGGCCAGCGTGAGCCTCGCCGGTACGGCAGACGGGGCCACGGCCGATTCCGCCGGCAGGTTCAGTTTCCCCACCCGCGCCACCGGTGCGCTCCACCTGGTGATCAGTTACATCGGTTACAAACCGAAGCAGCAGCCCGTGCAGCTCAACGTGCCGGTGGAGATCACCCTCGACAAAGACCCCGCCACGCTGGCCCCGGTGGTGGTATCCGCCGGCAGCTTCACCGCCGGCGATCAGAGCAAGGGCGCGGTGATGACGGCGATGGACGTGATATCCGTAGCCGGCAACGGCGGCGATGTGGCCAACGCCGTGCGCACCCTGCCCGGCGCCCAGCAGATCGGGGAGCGGGAGGGATTGTTCGTAAGGGGCGGCACCGGCCAGGAAACGCGGCAGTTCGTAGACGGCACCCTCGTACCGCAGCCGTATTTCGTGACCCTGCCCGGCCTGCCGCAGTTCAACCGCATTTCGTCGCCGTTCCTCTTCGACGGCATCATCTTCAGCAGCGGCGGTTATTCCGCCGTATACGGCCAGGGCCTCAGCGGGGCGTTGATCATGGAAACGCAGGACCTGCCGGAAAAATCTTCCGCCGTGATCGGCATCTCGCCCATGGTGGCCGTGGCCGGCGTGCAGCGGCTCGCCCGCAACAAACGCAGCAGCTTCAGCCTGAATACCCGGTACATGACCTGGCAGTATTACGCCCGCCTGGTGCCGCAAAACCCGGAATACGCCAAAGGGCCGGCCTATTCGGTGACCGAAGCGAACCTGCGCGCCAGAACGGGGAAAACGGGCATGCTGAAGGTGTATGCGAATTTCGGGTACAACCAGACGGGGCTGTACCGGGATGATATCGACAGCGCGGGACTGAAAAACAAATTCGAGGCGCAGGACCGGAACCTGTATGTGAACATCAGCCACCGCAGCACGCCCGGCAAAAACTGGCGGCTCGACCTGGCCACGGCCTTCAATCACAACTCCACCGACATCCACCGCTCCCTGACGGACGCTCAAAAGAACCCCGTCTTCATCC encodes:
- a CDS encoding TonB-dependent receptor, whose product is MKTLLLCLLTVTASYNAFSQQIIGRVKDKNNRPLEGASVSLAGTADGATADSAGRFSFPTRATGALHLVISYIGYKPKQQPVQLNVPVEITLDKDPATLAPVVVSAGSFTAGDQSKGAVMTAMDVISVAGNGGDVANAVRTLPGAQQIGEREGLFVRGGTGQETRQFVDGTLVPQPYFVTLPGLPQFNRISSPFLFDGIIFSSGGYSAVYGQGLSGALIMETQDLPEKSSAVIGISPMVAVAGVQRLARNKRSSFSLNTRYMTWQYYARLVPQNPEYAKGPAYSVTEANLRARTGKTGMLKVYANFGYNQTGLYRDDIDSAGLKNKFEAQDRNLYVNISHRSTPGKNWRLDLATAFNHNSTDIHRSLTDAQKNPVFIPDTPFRQKENYYNGTATFWQAKGVVSRYFTGNHVLKAGGEVQAGEQDHLYAGFAEMEWKLYHSLALRTGLRYEYSTILRDAVLAPRISMAYRLSDGSQLNAAYGVFYQKAETRYLLAAPYLPQAKASHYILNYLRHSSGRLFRAELFYKQYHRLLKTAPHLDMSGSGHARGVEFFWRDKKSVQGLDYWVSYSYLHTERNHLDFPKMMAPSFASPHTLTVVAKRFFEPIRTSVNISYALAAGRPYYDISAKGVLRDKGTAKTYNVLNLGLAHMLSLFPKWKEKDFTVIAAGINNLLGTRQVFGYEYSYNGQRRMPVTLPATRNFFIGIFMSLGIDRTDDFLNENL